The following are from one region of the Sulfurimicrobium lacus genome:
- a CDS encoding flagellar assembly protein FliH: MSNIVPKEQLSAYQRWEMDAFDKAHVELPTAESIQQIQQQAHQEGYQEGVQQGREQGYREGREQALQEAQRISRLLVQVNETLQRLDQELAQQVLELVLGLARQMLRQALSIHPELVLPVVQEAINSLPQANQQPQLIVHPQDAALLRSHLEAELAHGHWRVVEDAQITPGGCRLETAQSEIDATLENRWKRVLESLGQSGDWLGPLSPK, encoded by the coding sequence ATGTCTAATATCGTCCCCAAGGAACAGCTAAGCGCCTACCAGCGCTGGGAGATGGATGCCTTCGACAAGGCCCATGTCGAGCTTCCCACTGCCGAATCCATCCAGCAAATTCAACAGCAGGCGCATCAGGAGGGCTATCAGGAAGGGGTGCAGCAGGGGCGAGAACAGGGTTATCGCGAAGGCCGGGAGCAGGCGCTGCAGGAGGCTCAGCGCATTAGCCGGCTGCTGGTCCAGGTGAATGAAACGCTACAGCGGCTGGATCAGGAGCTGGCGCAGCAAGTACTGGAACTGGTGCTCGGTTTAGCTCGGCAAATGTTGCGTCAGGCTTTGTCCATACACCCCGAACTGGTTTTGCCTGTCGTGCAGGAAGCCATTAACAGCCTGCCTCAGGCCAACCAACAGCCGCAACTGATAGTGCATCCACAGGACGCGGCGTTGCTGCGCTCGCATCTTGAGGCGGAACTCGCCCATGGCCACTGGCGCGTGGTGGAGGACGCTCAGATCACGCCCGGCGGCTGTCGACTTGAAACGGCGCAAAGCGAGATTGATGCCACGCTGGAGAATCGCTGGAAACGCGTGCTGGAGTCGCTGGGTCAAAGCGGAGACTGGCTTGGTCCGTTAAGCCCGAAATGA
- the fliE gene encoding flagellar hook-basal body complex protein FliE, whose protein sequence is MNIQGIDQLLSQMQATAAAAGGSAPPPQGGADFSALLQSSIDQVNSAQQESADMAKNFELGKTDASLQEVMISLQKANVSFQAMVQVRNKLVSAYQEVMNMQV, encoded by the coding sequence ATGAACATACAGGGAATTGACCAACTCCTCAGCCAGATGCAGGCGACCGCCGCCGCTGCAGGCGGAAGCGCGCCGCCGCCGCAAGGCGGAGCAGATTTTTCCGCATTGCTCCAGTCGTCTATCGACCAGGTCAACAGTGCGCAGCAGGAATCGGCCGATATGGCGAAGAATTTCGAACTGGGCAAAACTGACGCCAGCTTGCAGGAAGTCATGATTTCCCTGCAGAAAGCCAACGTTTCCTTCCAGGCCATGGTGCAGGTGCGCAACAAACTGGTTTCCGCGTATCAAGAAGTCATGAACATGCAGGTATGA
- the fliF gene encoding flagellar basal-body MS-ring/collar protein FliF, giving the protein MAVAAQENAFGGMLERLGQLSNQRKLGLMFGIAAIIAVVAGSWMWSQTPDYRVLYSNLSDRDGGSVIASLQQMNIPYKMAEGGGAILVPSNQVYEMRLRLASQGLPKGSVVGFELMDGQKLGMSQFQEQVNYQRALEGEITRSIQSLSAVQGARVHLAIPKPSVFVRDQQKPSASVLLSLYPGRTLDAAQVSGIVHLIASSVPELPVKNVTLVDQNGNLLVAAGEGGVDAHAGLDPTQLDYLHQVEQSYVKRIEAILTPLVGTDNVKAQVAADLDFAMVEQTAETFKPNPVPNDAAIRSQQTSETVGDAGKPASGVPGAMSNQPPGAASAPITATGSPAGGAAAGGAASGAGAHKESTVNFEVDKTIQHVRQPVGGIKRLSVAVVVNNRMVGVGKNAKAKPLTAAELAQLQNLVKEAMGYNQARGDTLNLVNAAFTTSEEEVVPSAPLWKDPGNISLAKEVAKNLLIAALLFYLVFGVIRPILRDLAQPGPARHHHAGAADEEVAEISPQAAARAAQSAGYDENLKAARELAKQDPRVVASVVKDWVGGGNE; this is encoded by the coding sequence ATGGCAGTAGCTGCCCAGGAAAATGCTTTTGGTGGAATGCTGGAGAGACTCGGCCAGTTAAGCAATCAGCGCAAGCTGGGCCTGATGTTCGGCATTGCGGCCATCATCGCCGTGGTGGCCGGTTCCTGGATGTGGTCCCAGACGCCCGATTACAGGGTGCTCTACAGCAATCTCTCCGACCGTGACGGTGGTTCGGTCATCGCCTCCCTGCAGCAAATGAACATTCCCTACAAGATGGCGGAAGGCGGTGGGGCCATTCTGGTGCCTTCCAATCAGGTTTACGAGATGCGTCTGCGCCTTGCCTCGCAGGGCTTGCCCAAGGGCAGCGTGGTGGGTTTCGAGCTGATGGACGGTCAGAAACTCGGCATGAGCCAGTTTCAGGAGCAGGTCAACTACCAGCGCGCTCTGGAGGGGGAAATCACCCGTTCCATCCAGTCGCTTTCTGCCGTGCAGGGGGCGCGCGTGCATCTCGCCATTCCGAAACCCTCGGTATTCGTGCGCGATCAGCAGAAGCCCAGCGCCTCCGTTTTGCTTAGCCTCTACCCGGGTCGAACACTCGATGCGGCACAAGTCAGCGGCATCGTTCACCTTATCGCCAGCAGCGTGCCCGAACTGCCGGTGAAGAATGTGACGCTGGTGGACCAGAACGGCAACCTGCTGGTCGCGGCGGGCGAGGGCGGCGTGGATGCGCATGCCGGGCTGGACCCGACGCAACTGGATTATCTGCACCAGGTGGAGCAGAGCTACGTCAAGCGTATTGAAGCCATTCTGACGCCGTTAGTGGGGACGGATAACGTCAAGGCGCAGGTGGCGGCAGACCTCGATTTCGCCATGGTCGAGCAAACCGCAGAAACTTTCAAACCCAATCCGGTGCCTAACGATGCAGCGATCCGCAGTCAGCAGACCAGCGAAACGGTTGGCGATGCCGGGAAGCCGGCGAGTGGCGTCCCCGGCGCCATGTCGAACCAGCCGCCGGGAGCTGCGAGCGCGCCGATTACGGCAACGGGTTCTCCTGCTGGCGGAGCTGCTGCAGGCGGTGCGGCGAGTGGGGCAGGTGCGCACAAAGAGTCGACCGTAAACTTTGAGGTGGACAAAACCATCCAGCATGTCCGCCAGCCGGTGGGCGGCATCAAGCGCCTCTCGGTGGCGGTGGTGGTTAATAACCGCATGGTCGGTGTCGGCAAGAACGCCAAGGCCAAGCCGCTTACCGCAGCGGAACTTGCCCAATTGCAGAACTTGGTCAAGGAGGCCATGGGCTACAACCAGGCGCGCGGTGATACGCTGAACCTGGTCAATGCCGCATTCACAACCAGCGAGGAGGAAGTCGTTCCTTCCGCGCCGCTGTGGAAGGACCCGGGTAATATTTCCCTGGCCAAGGAAGTCGCCAAAAACCTGCTGATCGCCGCGTTGCTGTTCTATCTGGTCTTCGGCGTGATTCGTCCGATCCTGCGCGACCTTGCGCAACCGGGGCCCGCCCGGCACCATCATGCGGGTGCCGCGGATGAGGAAGTGGCGGAAATCTCGCCGCAGGCCGCAGCCCGTGCGGCGCAGTCGGCTGGCTATGACGAGAATCTCAAAGCCGCCAGGGAGTTGGCAAAGCAGGATCCGCGCGTCGTTGCGAGCGTGGTCAAGGATTGGGTAGGTGGCGGCAATGAGTGA
- a CDS encoding sigma-54-dependent transcriptional regulator — MKTLPILIVEDDRDLREALCDTLALSGYEVIGVADGHAALTELERRTVGLVVTDVQMQPMDGHTLLREIKSAYPYLPVLLMTAYGVIDKAVEAMRAGACNYITKPFEPDKLLAEVTRYMLPAPAEEAGEAIAEDSRSRELFSLAQRVAGTVATVMITGESGTGKEVVARYIHRHSPRAGGPFVAINCAAIPENLLESTLFGHEKGAFTGAQQSQPGKFEQAQGGTLLLDEVSEMPLALQAKLLRVLQEREVERVGGRKSIALDVRVLATSNRDLEAEVKRGGFREDLYYRLNVFPLVMPALRERKEDIVPLARQFIGRFAASFGRSGISLSDDAVRQLTQYGWPGNIRELENVIQRALILAPGDTIEVPHLHLPQTAVAEQSQAGKMLKAGAADSRPLDMKSLERAHILEALEAVNGSRKLAAQRLGMSERTLRYKMQQYREEGTVSGQLKDD; from the coding sequence GTGAAAACCCTGCCGATTTTAATTGTTGAAGACGACCGCGACCTGCGCGAGGCGCTGTGCGACACGCTAGCGCTGTCCGGCTACGAGGTCATCGGTGTGGCCGATGGACATGCGGCGCTGACCGAGTTGGAGCGTCGCACGGTGGGGCTGGTGGTAACGGATGTGCAGATGCAGCCGATGGACGGCCACACCCTGCTGCGCGAAATCAAGTCCGCATACCCCTATTTGCCGGTTTTGCTGATGACCGCCTATGGCGTGATCGACAAGGCGGTGGAGGCGATGCGTGCCGGCGCATGCAATTACATCACCAAGCCGTTCGAGCCTGACAAGTTGCTGGCCGAGGTGACGCGTTACATGCTGCCTGCGCCCGCAGAAGAGGCAGGAGAAGCGATTGCCGAGGATTCGCGCTCCCGTGAGCTATTTTCCCTGGCGCAGCGGGTGGCCGGCACGGTTGCCACCGTGATGATTACCGGCGAAAGCGGCACTGGCAAGGAAGTGGTGGCGCGCTATATCCATCGCCACTCGCCACGTGCGGGCGGGCCGTTCGTGGCGATCAATTGCGCCGCCATTCCGGAAAATCTGCTCGAGTCGACGCTGTTCGGTCATGAGAAAGGCGCTTTTACCGGTGCGCAGCAGAGTCAGCCGGGCAAATTCGAACAGGCGCAGGGCGGTACTTTATTGCTGGACGAAGTGTCGGAGATGCCGCTGGCGCTGCAAGCAAAACTGCTGCGCGTGTTGCAGGAACGCGAGGTGGAGCGGGTCGGCGGGCGCAAGAGCATTGCGCTCGACGTCCGCGTGCTGGCCACGTCCAACCGCGATCTCGAGGCCGAGGTGAAGCGTGGCGGGTTCCGCGAGGATCTGTATTACCGGCTCAACGTGTTTCCGCTCGTGATGCCTGCCCTGCGCGAGCGCAAGGAAGACATCGTGCCGCTGGCGCGGCAATTCATCGGCCGGTTCGCCGCCAGCTTCGGACGCAGCGGTATTTCCCTGTCCGATGACGCGGTAAGGCAATTGACGCAATATGGCTGGCCGGGTAACATCAGGGAGCTTGAGAACGTCATACAGCGCGCCTTGATATTGGCGCCGGGCGATACGATAGAGGTTCCTCATCTGCACTTGCCGCAGACGGCAGTGGCTGAACAGAGCCAGGCGGGGAAGATGTTGAAGGCAGGGGCGGCGGATAGCCGGCCGCTGGACATGAAGTCGCTGGAGCGGGCTCATATTCTGGAGGCGCTGGAGGCGGTGAACGGTTCGCGCAAGCTGGCGGCACAACGTTTGGGAATGAGCGAGCGCACCTTGCGTTACAAGATGCAGCAGTACCGGGAAGAAGGCACTGTTTCTGGGCAGTTGAAGGATGATTAA
- the fliJ gene encoding flagellar export protein FliJ, which translates to MARKFPLQTLLDLSQDHADAAAKKLQTLKLRWHESEEKLRQLFAYRESYRDRLREKASGGTSATALRDFQLFMVKLDTAIKLQQDEVARCQARWNAGQQEWLRQRGKVKAYEALSARHIRAEEKREERQEQKEQDEFANKQNQGRRPEGE; encoded by the coding sequence ATGGCGCGCAAATTCCCACTGCAGACCCTGCTGGACCTCTCCCAGGACCATGCCGATGCAGCAGCAAAAAAACTGCAGACGCTGAAGTTGCGCTGGCACGAGTCCGAGGAAAAACTCAGGCAGCTTTTCGCTTATCGCGAGAGCTATCGGGACAGGTTGCGCGAAAAAGCGAGCGGTGGAACCTCGGCGACAGCGCTGCGCGATTTCCAGCTCTTCATGGTTAAGCTGGACACGGCGATCAAGTTGCAGCAGGACGAAGTCGCGCGCTGTCAGGCACGCTGGAACGCCGGGCAGCAGGAATGGTTGCGGCAACGCGGCAAGGTCAAGGCCTACGAGGCTTTGTCGGCGCGCCACATACGTGCCGAGGAAAAGCGTGAGGAACGCCAGGAGCAGAAGGAACAGGACGAGTTTGCCAATAAGCAGAATCAGGGGCGCCGCCCTGAGGGCGAGTGA
- a CDS encoding methyl-accepting chemotaxis protein has product MLSRFTIRTRLIFLSCVMSLILIGSGSTGMFVVSMFQDSLSDSYQNEMEPTIQLVKIGQRMVDNRIQLLLALQHDPSNPNSSLHNHPVTKHTDKLAQNAQEIDQLWQQFRAKQWDGKTAQLADKYAEQRKTLLDTGFIPTRDAILAGKFDDATRLTLQAINPTFEAANGTRNELFQLMVDAAKDGNERAKQRYTLIRNLTVAGIAGSVLLALLVAFFIIRGITCSISELRATMVSMQQDNDLTRRATVYGSDEIAEAAQAFNALAGNFQDIIVDVHASAEQLAEASTQLSATSNNVAQSSLQQSEAAASTAAAVQEMSVSVASVAENAEEVRHMAQTSVAETQKGNLSLSELIGEISEVETSVEEISGAVTEFMHSTNTITSMTRQVRDIADQTNLLALNAAIEAARAGEQGRGFAVVADEVRKLAEKSAKSASQIDAVTQTLNTQSVGVENAIARGQGALRSSQDFLENVAMVLSEANSSVSSATNGVDNITSSVREQTAVANEIAQHVEQIAQMAETNSLASKETSAAAHHLEQLAGKLNHIVGRFKA; this is encoded by the coding sequence ATGCTCAGCCGTTTCACCATACGCACCCGCCTTATTTTCCTCTCCTGCGTTATGTCGCTCATTTTGATCGGCAGCGGATCGACAGGCATGTTCGTCGTCAGCATGTTCCAGGACTCGCTGTCGGACTCATACCAAAACGAAATGGAACCGACCATACAACTGGTAAAGATAGGCCAACGCATGGTCGACAACCGCATCCAGCTTCTGCTTGCGCTGCAGCATGACCCCAGCAACCCCAACAGCAGCCTGCATAACCACCCTGTTACCAAGCACACCGACAAGCTGGCGCAGAATGCCCAAGAGATCGACCAGCTGTGGCAGCAGTTCCGCGCCAAACAGTGGGACGGAAAAACCGCGCAACTGGCCGACAAATATGCCGAACAACGCAAAACACTCCTGGATACCGGATTCATCCCGACGCGCGACGCCATTCTGGCAGGCAAATTCGACGATGCGACACGCCTGACCCTGCAAGCCATCAACCCCACGTTCGAAGCAGCCAACGGCACACGCAACGAATTATTCCAACTGATGGTCGATGCCGCAAAAGACGGAAACGAGCGCGCAAAACAGCGCTATACGCTCATCCGCAACCTGACTGTCGCCGGCATTGCAGGCAGCGTCCTGCTCGCGCTGCTGGTCGCTTTTTTCATTATCAGGGGAATCACCTGCTCCATATCCGAATTGCGCGCGACCATGGTCTCAATGCAACAGGACAATGACCTGACCAGGCGCGCGACCGTTTATGGCAGCGACGAAATCGCCGAGGCCGCGCAAGCTTTCAACGCACTGGCCGGCAATTTCCAGGACATTATTGTCGATGTGCACGCCAGCGCGGAACAGCTGGCTGAAGCATCGACGCAGCTGTCTGCCACATCGAATAACGTCGCGCAGAGCTCCCTGCAACAGAGCGAAGCGGCCGCCAGCACGGCCGCCGCAGTGCAGGAAATGTCGGTGAGCGTGGCTTCGGTGGCGGAAAATGCCGAGGAAGTGCGCCACATGGCCCAGACCAGCGTGGCGGAAACCCAAAAAGGCAATCTCAGCCTGTCCGAACTGATCGGCGAGATCAGCGAAGTGGAAACATCGGTGGAAGAAATCTCCGGAGCGGTGACAGAATTCATGCACAGCACCAACACCATCACCAGCATGACCAGACAAGTCAGGGATATCGCCGACCAAACCAACCTGCTCGCCCTGAATGCCGCAATCGAGGCGGCACGGGCCGGCGAGCAGGGCCGCGGCTTTGCCGTGGTGGCCGACGAAGTCAGGAAGCTGGCCGAGAAATCCGCCAAGTCCGCAAGCCAGATCGATGCCGTCACGCAGACGCTCAACACCCAGTCGGTGGGTGTCGAAAACGCCATCGCGCGCGGTCAGGGTGCGCTACGCTCGAGCCAGGATTTTCTGGAAAACGTGGCAATGGTGCTGTCGGAAGCCAACAGCTCGGTGTCCAGCGCTACGAATGGCGTGGACAACATCACCTCATCGGTCAGGGAACAAACCGCCGTCGCCAACGAAATTGCGCAGCACGTGGAACAAATCGCACAAATGGCTGAAACCAACAGCCTGGCAAGCAAGGAAACATCGGCTGCCGCACATCACCTGGAACAACTTGCCGGCAAACTGAACCATATTGTCGGACGCTTCAAAGCCTGA
- a CDS encoding sensor histidine kinase has translation MSEAVKSVSPQELEQAFSLFNEASAQLTGAYQELQGQVEHLTGELAVANGELRRQYLEKEALSQRLAMLLAALPAGVVVVDGAGEIREANAAAGRMLGDGLLGRQWSEVVARSLRQTATSHEWEMTAADESLCRLNISVSQLEGGGGQIVLLHDVTEAYQMEQALQRHQRLSAMGEMAAGLAHQLRTPLATALLYVANLAKPGLAEPERIRFSEKALARLRHLEQLIQDMLSFVRGQGGEREAVAVADLLGELRQIIEPQMAQREVCLGVEDLSEGCVLRGDRKALVGAVVNLLENALLASSAGGEVVLRAEATAKGWLALTVRDNGRGFDAALGDRLFEPFFTTRIEGTGLGLAIVRSVAEAHGGTVEAHSVPGEGSEFVLRLPTCVPDIEFQGS, from the coding sequence TTGTCCGAAGCCGTAAAGTCCGTCAGTCCTCAGGAGTTGGAACAGGCCTTCAGCCTTTTTAACGAGGCATCGGCGCAACTCACTGGCGCATATCAGGAACTGCAGGGTCAGGTGGAGCATCTGACCGGCGAACTGGCGGTGGCCAACGGCGAATTACGCCGCCAGTATCTTGAGAAGGAGGCGCTATCGCAGCGCCTGGCGATGCTATTGGCGGCATTGCCTGCGGGTGTGGTGGTCGTGGATGGCGCGGGCGAGATCCGCGAAGCGAATGCAGCGGCCGGCCGCATGCTGGGGGATGGCCTGCTGGGCCGGCAGTGGAGCGAGGTTGTTGCTCGCAGCCTGCGTCAGACAGCAACTTCTCACGAATGGGAAATGACGGCGGCGGACGAATCGCTGTGCCGGCTGAATATCTCCGTTAGCCAACTGGAAGGGGGGGGCGGCCAGATCGTTCTGCTGCACGACGTGACCGAGGCCTATCAGATGGAGCAGGCCCTGCAGCGCCATCAGCGTTTGTCCGCGATGGGGGAAATGGCGGCCGGACTGGCGCACCAGTTGCGTACGCCGCTGGCGACAGCGCTGCTTTATGTCGCAAACCTGGCCAAGCCCGGATTGGCGGAGCCGGAGCGCATCCGCTTTTCCGAAAAAGCCTTGGCGCGCCTGCGCCATCTGGAGCAGCTGATCCAGGATATGCTGTCGTTCGTCAGGGGGCAGGGCGGCGAGCGCGAAGCGGTTGCGGTGGCCGATCTGCTGGGCGAGCTGCGCCAGATCATCGAGCCGCAGATGGCTCAGCGGGAGGTGTGTCTGGGCGTGGAAGACCTTAGCGAAGGCTGCGTTTTGCGCGGCGATCGCAAGGCGCTGGTTGGTGCCGTGGTGAATTTGCTGGAGAATGCGTTGCTGGCCAGCAGCGCCGGTGGAGAAGTGGTGTTGCGGGCGGAAGCGACGGCTAAAGGCTGGCTGGCACTGACGGTGCGCGATAACGGGCGAGGCTTCGATGCGGCGCTGGGAGACAGGCTGTTCGAGCCGTTTTTTACGACGCGCATCGAAGGTACCGGGCTCGGTCTGGCTATCGTGCGCAGCGTGGCCGAGGCGCACGGCGGTACGGTAGAGGCGCATTCCGTGCCGGGAGAGGGGAGCGAGTTCGTGTTGCGTCTGCCGACATGCGTTCCGGATATTGAGTTCCAAGGTTCATAA
- the fliG gene encoding flagellar motor switch protein FliG, with amino-acid sequence MSEEGLLKSAILLMSLGEEEASEVFKFLGPKEVQKIGSAMATLKNVKRDQIEGVLYDFRQEAEEKTTLGMANDEYIRSVLTKALGGERAGHLIDRILQGGDTAGIESLKWMDGAAVAELIKNEHPQIIATILVHLDRDQASEVLSFFVERLRNDVILRIATLDGIQPTALKELNDVLTKLLAGNTNIKKTAMGGVRAAAEILNFMGTVNETSVINSIRDYDPELAQGIQDEMFVFDNLMDVDDRSIQLLLREVQSESLILALKGATPELREKIFKNMSSRAAEMLRDDLEAKGPVRLSEVEAEQKEILKVVRRLADEGQIVLGGKGDEQMV; translated from the coding sequence ATGAGTGAAGAAGGTCTGCTCAAGAGCGCGATTTTGCTCATGTCATTGGGCGAAGAAGAAGCTTCCGAGGTATTCAAGTTCCTTGGCCCCAAGGAAGTGCAAAAGATCGGTTCGGCGATGGCGACGCTGAAAAACGTCAAGCGCGATCAGATCGAGGGCGTGCTCTACGATTTTCGCCAGGAAGCGGAAGAAAAGACCACGTTGGGGATGGCCAACGACGAATATATTCGTTCGGTTCTGACCAAGGCGCTGGGGGGCGAACGCGCGGGACACCTGATCGACCGCATCCTGCAGGGCGGCGATACGGCCGGCATCGAAAGCCTGAAGTGGATGGACGGCGCCGCAGTGGCAGAGCTGATCAAGAACGAGCATCCCCAGATCATCGCCACGATCCTGGTGCACCTGGATCGCGACCAGGCCAGCGAAGTGCTGAGTTTTTTCGTCGAACGTCTGCGCAACGATGTCATCCTGCGCATCGCCACGCTGGACGGTATTCAGCCGACCGCGCTGAAGGAGCTTAACGACGTGTTGACCAAACTGCTCGCCGGCAATACCAATATCAAGAAAACCGCCATGGGCGGGGTGCGTGCGGCGGCAGAGATACTCAACTTCATGGGCACGGTCAACGAAACCTCCGTCATCAACAGCATTCGCGATTACGACCCGGAACTGGCGCAGGGCATCCAGGATGAAATGTTCGTGTTCGATAACCTGATGGATGTCGACGACCGCTCGATCCAGTTGCTGCTGCGCGAAGTGCAGTCGGAATCCCTGATCCTGGCGCTCAAGGGAGCAACGCCGGAACTGCGCGAAAAAATCTTCAAGAACATGTCGTCGCGTGCGGCTGAAATGCTGCGCGACGATCTGGAAGCCAAGGGCCCGGTCCGCCTTTCCGAAGTCGAGGCCGAACAGAAAGAAATTCTCAAGGTCGTGCGTCGTCTGGCGGACGAAGGTCAAATCGTGCTTGGAGGCAAAGGCGATGAGCAAATGGTCTGA
- the fliI gene encoding flagellar protein export ATPase FliI: protein MNLIQNWQSYLHGCQEAVESTPPWVVTGRLTRVTGLVMEAVGLKLAVGSSCIVSLPDGHNVEAEVVGFAGERLLLMPSTDVYGLTPGAKVTPVLGSVLPVQGASKGFVPHRRAEDRAKHVAVGDKLLGRVIDGAGRPLDDLGPLLADHAMPLQSRPINPLSRAPIRHVLDVGVRAINSLLTVGRGQRMGLFAGSGIGKSVLLGMMARYTSADVIVVGLIGERGREVKEFIENILGAEGLARSVVVAAPADAPPLLRLHGAAYATAIAEYFRDQGKHVLLIMDSLTRYAMAQREIALAIGEPPATKGYPPSVFAKLPQLVERAGNGREQGGSITAFYTVLTEGDDQQDPIADSARAILDGHVVLSRALADQGHYPAIDIEASISRAMTELISPQQLELVRRFKMLYSRYHRSRDLISVGAYVRGGDPLLDEAIAMYPRIEAFLQQSMKQKVDAQESVVQLAQLLGQ from the coding sequence ATGAACCTGATTCAGAACTGGCAAAGCTATTTGCATGGCTGTCAGGAGGCGGTGGAATCGACGCCGCCCTGGGTCGTGACTGGCCGCCTGACGCGAGTCACCGGCCTGGTGATGGAGGCGGTAGGGCTCAAGCTGGCAGTCGGGAGCAGTTGCATCGTATCTCTGCCCGATGGGCATAACGTCGAGGCGGAAGTGGTAGGGTTCGCTGGCGAACGCTTGCTGCTGATGCCTTCCACCGATGTTTACGGCCTTACGCCGGGGGCAAAAGTGACTCCGGTACTCGGCAGCGTGCTGCCAGTGCAGGGTGCGAGCAAGGGCTTCGTTCCGCACCGCCGTGCAGAGGACCGTGCCAAACATGTCGCCGTGGGCGACAAGCTGCTGGGCCGGGTAATCGATGGAGCCGGGCGCCCGCTCGATGATTTGGGGCCGCTGCTGGCAGATCATGCCATGCCCTTGCAGAGCCGGCCCATCAATCCCCTGTCGCGTGCGCCGATTCGTCATGTCCTCGATGTCGGCGTGCGCGCCATCAATTCCCTGCTTACGGTCGGTAGGGGGCAGCGCATGGGCTTGTTTGCCGGCAGCGGTATCGGCAAGAGCGTGCTGCTGGGCATGATGGCGCGTTATACCAGCGCCGACGTGATCGTGGTGGGGCTGATCGGTGAACGCGGCCGCGAGGTCAAGGAATTCATCGAAAACATTCTCGGCGCCGAGGGCCTGGCGCGTTCAGTAGTGGTGGCGGCGCCCGCGGATGCGCCGCCGCTGCTGCGCTTGCATGGCGCAGCTTACGCAACTGCCATCGCGGAGTATTTTCGCGACCAGGGCAAGCATGTCCTGCTGATCATGGATTCGCTCACGCGCTACGCCATGGCGCAGCGCGAAATCGCGCTGGCGATCGGCGAGCCGCCGGCTACCAAGGGCTACCCGCCATCGGTGTTCGCAAAATTGCCGCAGCTGGTGGAACGGGCGGGTAACGGCCGCGAACAGGGTGGTTCGATCACCGCGTTTTATACCGTCCTGACCGAAGGCGACGACCAGCAGGACCCGATTGCGGACAGCGCACGCGCCATTCTCGATGGTCACGTGGTGCTGTCGCGCGCTCTGGCGGATCAGGGGCATTATCCCGCCATAGACATCGAAGCCTCCATCAGCCGCGCCATGACCGAGCTGATCAGCCCGCAGCAGCTGGAGTTGGTGCGGCGCTTCAAAATGCTGTATTCCCGTTACCATCGCAGCCGCGACCTGATCAGCGTGGGTGCTTACGTCAGAGGCGGCGACCCTTTGCTGGATGAGGCGATAGCGATGTATCCGCGCATCGAGGCCTTCCTGCAGCAAAGCATGAAGCAGAAGGTCGATGCACAGGAGAGCGTGGTTCAACTGGCTCAATTGCTGGGTCAGTAG